In one Chitinophaga sancti genomic region, the following are encoded:
- a CDS encoding IS3 family transposase, producing MCMVFKVSRSGYYNWLTRKPSLLVRNREHISEKVEIIFHQSKGRYGSPKIAKEPKSQGLYASRLRVARIMKKKGHRGFIMGKLKFVRLIVIYNLEVSENLLIESS from the coding sequence ATGTGTATGGTTTTCAAAGTAAGTCGCAGTGGTTATTATAATTGGCTTACAAGGAAACCATCTTTACTTGTCAGAAATAGGGAGCATATTAGTGAAAAGGTTGAAATAATCTTTCATCAAAGTAAAGGTCGGTATGGAAGCCCCAAGATAGCGAAGGAGCCCAAATCCCAGGGATTGTATGCATCCAGACTGAGAGTAGCACGAATAATGAAGAAGAAAGGCCATCGCGGCTTTATTATGGGCAAATTAAAGTTTGTACGACTGATAGTAATCTATAATCTCGAAGTATCCGAAAATCTCCTAATAGAGAGTTCATAG
- a CDS encoding AAA family ATPase — MELLFLWIEDFRRIRQQPFNFSGQFDFTITDSGNSKSRSYIIEIGLNENYQNIFPPQVSNITGIVGKNGSGKSTLMHCLKMMYGQLPRLLSPLIFSFLDLDKNTIYTYYYQKGGLSSMVTLNVILQGTKKVQERYIVAEAKPYSLVTLAGEHGKTRGLDFEFANFPCAFLSSNFDSHREEVYNGILNQSTRQRLDDCLQHYILSVERSAVKQGNKKKPALTIDPYPSHLRDFYKNELRSNIRFIAYANKRKTGRLPNLPTTIVIRCNFEDYEYLLENFQRSNFFIDRQNLEAFHKRAGDKLFQYKDKKKAFYDLIYLSAFYYALRYRLFKTNHYTPGDINGTIQSLLETSVELFAEIGRIMDGLAINEENKTEKSKLIHDLLGTKLFSALSEVTLEDDPIYRNDFSSFQFKVDDKLWNLLDIIFDFNYGEETSFLDFNWGDGLSTGEEALLNHFSRLYEIKKKIRQKPLLLLIDEGDLYFHPQWQKHYINDLVNGLKFIFSNNKVQVILSTHSPFIVSDLPKQNLLFLKKNITGQCIVADNEIQTETFGANIHELFTDSFFLSDGLMGEYSRLFIVNLIEEIKKEKIITIERFNNTYKNKVGLVGESFIKTKILELIASRADFNLINKIIDDRSAELDMLKKIRNQKSDDQNRDS; from the coding sequence ATGGAATTATTATTTCTATGGATAGAAGACTTCAGGAGAATCCGGCAACAACCCTTTAATTTTAGCGGACAGTTTGATTTCACGATAACTGATAGTGGAAATAGTAAAAGTAGGTCATACATAATAGAAATTGGTTTAAATGAAAATTATCAAAACATTTTTCCGCCCCAGGTATCCAACATTACGGGAATTGTCGGAAAGAACGGTTCCGGTAAATCTACTTTAATGCATTGTTTGAAAATGATGTATGGCCAGTTGCCTCGCTTACTTTCTCCCCTTATTTTTTCATTTCTTGACCTGGACAAAAATACTATCTATACTTATTATTATCAGAAAGGTGGACTAAGCAGTATGGTTACGCTTAATGTAATTCTTCAAGGGACAAAAAAGGTTCAGGAGCGTTATATTGTGGCAGAGGCAAAGCCATACTCATTGGTAACGTTAGCTGGGGAGCATGGTAAAACAAGGGGGCTGGATTTTGAATTTGCTAATTTTCCTTGTGCTTTCCTGAGTAGCAATTTTGACAGCCATAGAGAAGAAGTCTACAACGGAATATTGAATCAGTCTACCAGACAGCGTTTGGACGACTGTCTTCAACATTATATTTTGTCTGTCGAAAGGAGTGCGGTAAAGCAGGGTAATAAAAAGAAGCCGGCCTTAACAATCGACCCTTATCCCTCTCATTTGAGAGATTTCTACAAAAATGAATTGCGAAGTAATATCCGGTTTATTGCATATGCCAATAAAAGAAAAACAGGTAGATTACCCAATTTGCCTACGACGATTGTGATCCGGTGCAATTTTGAAGATTATGAATATCTGTTAGAAAACTTTCAACGGTCAAATTTCTTTATAGACCGACAAAATCTGGAAGCATTCCACAAAAGAGCCGGGGATAAACTATTTCAGTATAAAGACAAAAAAAAAGCATTTTATGACCTCATTTACCTCAGCGCATTTTACTATGCGCTGAGGTATCGTTTATTTAAAACCAATCACTATACACCAGGGGACATTAATGGCACGATTCAAAGCTTATTGGAAACATCCGTCGAATTATTTGCAGAGATAGGCCGGATTATGGATGGGTTGGCAATTAATGAGGAAAACAAAACCGAAAAATCTAAGCTTATACATGATCTATTAGGAACGAAATTATTTTCTGCATTATCAGAAGTAACCTTAGAGGACGACCCGATCTATCGCAATGACTTTTCAAGTTTCCAATTTAAAGTGGATGATAAATTATGGAACTTGCTCGACATTATATTCGACTTCAACTATGGAGAGGAAACCAGTTTTTTAGACTTTAACTGGGGCGATGGATTAAGCACGGGTGAAGAAGCACTGCTGAACCATTTTTCACGTCTGTATGAAATTAAAAAGAAAATCAGGCAGAAGCCCTTGCTGCTTTTGATCGATGAAGGAGATCTTTATTTCCATCCGCAATGGCAGAAGCATTATATAAACGATTTGGTGAATGGTCTCAAATTTATCTTTTCCAATAATAAAGTACAAGTCATCCTGTCTACGCATTCGCCTTTTATTGTTTCTGATCTTCCCAAGCAAAACTTACTCTTCCTAAAGAAGAACATCACCGGGCAGTGCATTGTCGCAGACAATGAAATCCAAACTGAAACTTTTGGTGCAAATATTCACGAACTATTTACAGATTCTTTTTTTCTGTCTGATGGTCTAATGGGGGAATATTCTAGGTTATTCATTGTAAATCTGATCGAAGAAATAAAGAAAGAGAAAATAATTACTATAGAGAGATTTAATAATACCTATAAGAACAAGGTGGGTTTAGTTGGCGAAAGCTTCATTAAAACCAAGATCCTGGAACTAATAGCTTCAAGAGCCGATTTTAACCTGATCAATAAAATAATAGATGACCGGTCTGCCGAGTTAGACATGCTTAAAAAAATCAGAAATCAGAAATCAGATGATCAAAATAGAGACTCATAA
- a CDS encoding PIN domain-containing protein has translation MLKTRNIFIDTQAFVSNNFFQSKNLQRLAHWGSLNIVNLFLTEITKSEIQSNIKGDLINARQEINRFKENISKRARILRNLPDFRAYIELPELDLELDFAKLSKELDEFIENGNVEMIPYEYANLKTIITKYFKEEKPFSAGKKKYEFPDAIVLSALDNWCSEKREEMYVISDDADFKGYLSDNLIPISDVKTILDKINKQYDKDLSDWLSGLFEISRDQIIKKLKKTFKDKVKDEIWWDITINSIKVLNTELHDFSIVDKENDGLYIFQFDYDIECEIDATYDDYSTSIYDKEDDKYYGFEESRAKVKIETTQTAELEIEAYYDRDVTPEDTDIMGLSISTTIPDSSNITDELPGFLYVF, from the coding sequence ATGTTGAAGACCAGAAATATCTTTATCGACACACAGGCTTTTGTTTCAAATAATTTCTTTCAAAGTAAAAATCTTCAACGGCTAGCCCATTGGGGCAGCCTTAATATTGTAAATCTTTTTCTGACTGAAATTACCAAAAGTGAGATACAGAGTAACATAAAAGGGGATCTAATTAATGCTAGGCAAGAAATAAACAGATTTAAAGAGAATATTTCAAAGAGAGCAAGAATACTACGAAATCTGCCTGATTTCAGGGCATATATTGAATTGCCGGAATTAGACCTTGAACTAGATTTTGCTAAATTATCAAAAGAGTTAGACGAATTTATTGAGAATGGAAATGTTGAAATGATCCCTTATGAATACGCTAATTTAAAAACAATAATTACTAAATACTTTAAAGAAGAAAAGCCCTTTTCTGCAGGCAAGAAAAAATATGAATTTCCAGACGCTATTGTATTGTCTGCGTTGGATAATTGGTGTTCGGAAAAAAGAGAGGAAATGTATGTAATTAGTGATGATGCTGATTTTAAGGGGTATTTGTCAGATAATTTGATTCCAATTTCTGATGTTAAAACAATCTTGGACAAAATCAACAAGCAGTATGATAAAGATTTGTCTGACTGGCTCTCTGGCTTATTTGAAATATCACGAGATCAAATCATTAAAAAGTTAAAGAAAACATTCAAAGATAAGGTGAAGGATGAAATTTGGTGGGATATAACAATAAATAGCATTAAGGTTTTAAATACTGAATTACATGACTTCTCGATAGTAGATAAGGAAAATGATGGCTTATATATTTTTCAATTTGACTATGACATCGAATGTGAGATAGATGCAACTTATGATGATTATTCAACTAGTATTTATGACAAGGAAGATGATAAATATTATGGGTTTGAAGAAAGCAGGGCGAAAGTCAAGATTGAAACAACACAAACTGCGGAATTGGAGATAGAAGCATACTACGACAGAGATGTCACACCGGAAGATACGGACATAATGGGCCTCTCAATATCTACAACCATTCCTGATTCCAGCAACATTACAGATGAGTTACCTGGATTTCTATATGTCTTTTAG
- a CDS encoding helix-turn-helix transcriptional regulator, producing MTNFQLVKFAYSHIRMKKTEYNRIKIVLVEKKKTNKELAAFLKNKPETVSRWCTNDSQPNIATLFKIAKFLGVKASTLLVDQD from the coding sequence ATGACTAATTTCCAATTAGTTAAATTTGCTTATAGCCATATAAGAATGAAAAAAACAGAATACAATAGGATAAAAATAGTGTTAGTCGAAAAGAAAAAGACTAATAAGGAGTTAGCAGCCTTTTTGAAAAATAAACCTGAGACGGTTTCTCGTTGGTGTACGAATGATAGTCAGCCCAATATAGCAACGCTGTTTAAGATTGCGAAATTCCTTGGGGTGAAGGCATCTACATTGTTAGTAGATCAAGATTAA
- a CDS encoding sensor histidine kinase, which translates to MLGISTLSKAVPSNGILSTHLFIGMLAHEMRSQISGICTVSKMLLSENESKEDRCFYLSHVNALSMNVLHVLNNMMATSRFYNDNVAIKMAPARINIRHWLKLQIRQYDLISTLSSVKIKAHFRTTVPDYITTDEIKLGQIVKNLIDNAFKFAPSGTCISISVSSLSDGRLLFQITDHGKGIPAEKIHLLFQPFQSLEVGFSGTGLGLYVSKLYATLLGGDLLLGKNDKRGTSFLFMIDSQSSITTKQ; encoded by the coding sequence ATGTTAGGAATTAGCACATTATCTAAAGCCGTTCCTTCAAATGGTATCCTCTCAACACATCTTTTTATAGGAATGCTTGCTCATGAAATGAGATCTCAGATTTCAGGTATATGTACAGTTAGCAAAATGCTTTTGAGCGAGAATGAGAGTAAGGAAGATAGGTGTTTTTATCTCTCTCATGTTAATGCTTTGAGTATGAATGTCCTGCATGTTTTAAATAACATGATGGCTACAAGCAGATTCTATAACGATAATGTGGCAATTAAAATGGCTCCAGCCCGAATCAATATTCGCCACTGGTTAAAATTACAGATTCGCCAGTATGACCTTATATCAACCTTGAGTTCTGTAAAAATTAAAGCACATTTCCGTACAACGGTTCCGGATTATATAACAACAGATGAGATAAAATTAGGCCAGATAGTAAAAAACCTAATTGATAACGCTTTTAAGTTTGCTCCTTCCGGTACATGTATTTCTATTAGTGTCAGTTCCCTGAGCGATGGACGACTTTTATTCCAAATTACTGATCATGGAAAGGGTATTCCTGCAGAAAAAATTCACCTTTTATTTCAACCATTTCAATCTCTTGAAGTCGGCTTTTCAGGTACAGGGCTTGGTCTTTATGTCAGCAAGTTATATGCAACTCTACTAGGGGGCGATCTTTTACTTGGTAAGAATGATAAGCGCGGAACTTCATTTTTATTCATGATCGATTCACAATCCAGCATAACAACTAAACAATAA
- a CDS encoding HEPN domain-containing protein, protein MDTITFKNLPKLHMNLLAQLVQNIVNAINPAKIICYGYRINTINHWSCFGEPNMFGDKPIPTFYLLILTNSNEKRSNHEISDLTEQCATSLGANVAIISQHLETANNAFENNSRFISAVYNQGTILFNIDGSVMPGAANERDCSDLKDLINDSWNRYFGMSQRFLTTADFCFTNGWYEQAVFDLHQSVEHACAAVLRVMMGFRPTTHNISRLLGLIGNFSQALTMVFPRQTKEETDLFNILNRAYSESRYNDKYVVSVEVANILRVRVADFLSIAQEIYDKKRLSLESNQPISFPLKYDKK, encoded by the coding sequence ATGGACACAATTACTTTCAAAAATCTGCCAAAGCTCCACATGAATTTACTAGCGCAGTTAGTTCAAAATATTGTGAATGCTATTAATCCGGCAAAGATTATTTGCTATGGGTATCGTATAAATACCATAAATCATTGGAGTTGTTTTGGGGAGCCAAATATGTTTGGTGATAAACCTATTCCCACTTTCTATCTTTTGATCTTGACTAATAGCAATGAGAAGCGATCAAACCATGAAATATCTGATCTTACAGAGCAATGTGCGACATCATTGGGTGCTAATGTTGCTATAATTTCCCAGCATTTGGAAACTGCTAATAATGCTTTCGAGAATAACAGCAGGTTTATATCAGCGGTATATAATCAGGGTACAATATTATTTAACATTGATGGATCGGTAATGCCCGGAGCAGCAAATGAACGTGATTGTTCTGATTTGAAAGACTTGATTAATGATAGCTGGAATAGATATTTTGGAATGTCTCAGCGATTTTTAACTACAGCGGACTTTTGTTTTACTAATGGGTGGTATGAACAGGCTGTTTTTGACCTGCATCAGTCAGTAGAGCATGCCTGTGCTGCTGTACTGAGGGTTATGATGGGATTTCGACCTACTACACATAATATATCCAGGTTGTTGGGGCTGATTGGCAATTTCTCACAAGCTCTTACAATGGTATTTCCTCGTCAGACAAAGGAGGAAACGGATCTCTTTAATATTTTGAATAGAGCATATTCAGAATCCAGGTATAATGATAAATACGTTGTGTCTGTAGAGGTAGCAAATATATTGAGGGTAAGGGTGGCTGATTTTTTAAGTATTGCTCAGGAGATTTATGACAAGAAGCGACTTAGCCTGGAAAGTAATCAGCCAATTAGTTTTCCATTAAAATATGATAAAAAATGA
- a CDS encoding helix-turn-helix domain-containing protein, with the protein MSRRNFKNTELNERAQKYLICIGKKLCDLRKSNGKSIRAVAKATKMSRSIISKLEKGQYENFGLNRFSDLCKYYNVHMVDIVECD; encoded by the coding sequence ATGAGCCGACGTAATTTCAAAAACACTGAACTCAACGAAAGGGCGCAGAAGTACCTAATTTGTATAGGAAAAAAATTATGTGATTTACGCAAGAGTAATGGAAAAAGTATAAGGGCTGTTGCAAAGGCAACAAAAATGTCTCGTAGTATAATCAGTAAATTAGAAAAAGGACAATATGAAAACTTTGGCCTGAATAGGTTCAGTGATCTCTGTAAATACTATAACGTGCACATGGTGGATATCGTAGAATGTGACTAG
- a CDS encoding NADH:flavin oxidoreductase yields the protein MMSTNNLFQPFQLKSLNIKNRIVMAPMTRAFSPNGIPGQNVAEYYKRRAQGQVGLILSEGTVIDRPSSNAYPGVPHFYGTEALNGWKHVIDEVHAAGGAMAPQIWHQGIQPNHPSGWLPSAPFEGPSGILAPEGINGKTLTEEDIADIVKAFAQAAADAKRLGFNTVELHGAHGYLIDQFFYALTNKRTDKYGGHTIGDRTRFAVEVIKEVRKAVGEDFPIIMRLSQFKPTEYNHKLAANPTEMEAWLTPMADAGVDIFHCSQRRFWEPEFEGDDLNFAGWAKKLTGKATITVGSIGLSSDFMGAFKGESSSPSSLDELLRRFDRGDFDLAAVGRPLLADAEWVVKIKDERNTELKGFSKEALATLV from the coding sequence ATGATGAGCACAAATAACCTCTTTCAGCCTTTCCAACTTAAGTCGCTGAATATCAAGAATCGAATAGTAATGGCTCCCATGACCAGGGCATTCTCCCCAAACGGGATCCCCGGCCAAAACGTAGCCGAGTACTATAAACGCAGAGCCCAGGGCCAGGTTGGCCTCATCCTCTCCGAAGGTACCGTTATCGACAGACCCTCCTCCAACGCATACCCAGGCGTTCCCCATTTCTACGGCACCGAAGCTCTCAACGGCTGGAAACACGTTATCGACGAGGTACATGCTGCCGGTGGCGCTATGGCACCCCAAATCTGGCACCAGGGTATTCAACCTAATCATCCATCTGGTTGGCTACCTTCTGCTCCTTTTGAAGGCCCTTCCGGCATTTTAGCACCCGAAGGTATCAATGGCAAGACCCTCACCGAAGAAGATATCGCCGATATCGTAAAAGCCTTCGCCCAGGCTGCCGCTGATGCAAAACGCCTTGGCTTCAATACCGTCGAACTCCATGGCGCCCACGGTTATCTCATTGACCAGTTCTTTTATGCCCTCACCAACAAACGCACTGACAAATACGGCGGTCATACCATCGGAGATCGTACACGCTTTGCCGTTGAGGTCATCAAAGAGGTGAGAAAAGCAGTAGGAGAAGACTTCCCCATCATTATGCGCCTCTCCCAGTTCAAACCCACCGAATACAATCACAAACTCGCCGCTAACCCTACCGAAATGGAAGCATGGTTAACGCCAATGGCTGATGCAGGTGTCGATATCTTCCATTGCTCCCAACGCCGTTTCTGGGAACCTGAATTCGAAGGCGATGACCTCAACTTCGCAGGATGGGCTAAAAAACTGACGGGTAAAGCGACAATCACGGTTGGCTCTATCGGCCTTTCCAGTGATTTCATGGGCGCTTTCAAGGGTGAAAGCTCCTCCCCCAGCTCCCTGGATGAATTGCTACGTCGTTTTGATCGCGGTGATTTTGACCTCGCAGCCGTAGGACGTCCTTTGCTGGCAGATGCTGAATGGGTCGTGAAGATTAAAGACGAACGTAATACTGAACTGAAAGGTTTTAGTAAAGAAGCCCTGGCTACCCTGGTGTAA
- a CDS encoding tyrosinase family protein: MTTFTRRNAWNNNGTFDNSDLLWYAKAVHVMQSLPVNHPNSWWFYAAIHGEFLLNPIPPPPPLPDYTYLNWVNISYISPTAQLNTLPSQNLITLFWNQCQHGTWYFLPWHRGYLVAIENILRDIIVNQLNGPADWALPYWNYLNKSENKIPPAFTAQFLPDNTPNPLLVPQRYGLRVDVGNRENEANDECQWDTIFSEDSTPAQPGPGDIYGYYYGGGETEFSHDPNSPETGDLEQNPHNFVHGMVGGQNNKKMLGLMGVPDTAALDPVFYLHHANIDRMWTAWNVTGENENSTESSWLAGPSSQGNSLFAMPLDAAGTPWYYSPEDVINTRELKYSGSIYSYSYDDLSLTSYDKTPPKKVRENILGRLNKLGVIGTLKDIKMPKITNSELVGASSDLLKLSEGEVNTTVLLDTNAWKPVSKSFLKASVNDIPDEIFIQLEGVKGGGDANFLSIYVNQKFVKSISLFGLLAASIKNGIHGDAGLTFKINITNIIDDLQLENNVVDLNSLDIRIKAKNPIPDGDEIRIGRIGIYRVEKKS, encoded by the coding sequence ATGACAACATTTACAAGAAGGAATGCCTGGAATAACAACGGCACATTCGACAATTCAGACCTTTTGTGGTATGCAAAGGCTGTCCACGTAATGCAGTCGCTTCCTGTTAATCATCCTAATAGTTGGTGGTTCTACGCCGCAATTCATGGCGAATTCCTATTAAACCCGATACCGCCTCCACCGCCACTCCCTGATTACACCTATTTGAACTGGGTAAATATCTCATACATTTCTCCTACTGCACAACTAAATACGCTTCCCTCTCAAAATTTAATCACCCTTTTCTGGAACCAGTGCCAGCATGGTACATGGTATTTTCTACCCTGGCACAGAGGTTATTTAGTTGCAATTGAAAACATTCTTCGTGATATAATAGTTAATCAATTAAATGGTCCTGCCGACTGGGCATTGCCATATTGGAATTACCTGAATAAATCTGAGAACAAAATTCCGCCCGCATTCACTGCTCAGTTTTTACCTGATAATACACCTAACCCTTTGTTAGTACCACAGAGGTATGGACTACGTGTAGATGTAGGAAATCGTGAAAATGAAGCCAATGATGAATGTCAATGGGATACGATTTTTTCCGAGGATTCCACTCCTGCCCAACCAGGTCCGGGTGACATATATGGCTATTATTATGGTGGCGGCGAAACCGAATTCAGTCACGATCCTAATTCACCGGAAACCGGCGACCTTGAACAAAATCCTCATAATTTTGTACACGGTATGGTAGGTGGTCAAAATAATAAGAAGATGCTTGGCTTGATGGGCGTACCAGATACAGCAGCACTTGATCCGGTTTTCTATTTGCACCATGCGAATATTGATCGTATGTGGACAGCATGGAATGTAACTGGGGAAAACGAAAATTCTACTGAGTCCAGTTGGCTGGCAGGACCTTCATCACAAGGCAATTCATTATTTGCCATGCCTTTGGATGCAGCCGGCACTCCATGGTATTACTCACCGGAAGATGTAATTAATACCAGGGAATTGAAATACTCAGGATCTATATATTCTTATAGTTATGATGATTTGTCGTTAACGTCTTATGATAAGACTCCACCGAAGAAGGTGCGTGAAAATATATTAGGAAGACTGAATAAATTAGGTGTAATCGGAACTTTAAAAGATATTAAAATGCCGAAGATAACGAATAGTGAATTAGTGGGAGCAAGCAGTGATCTACTTAAACTAAGCGAGGGTGAAGTGAATACAACTGTTTTGCTCGATACTAATGCGTGGAAACCAGTTTCAAAGAGCTTTCTAAAAGCGTCTGTTAATGATATACCTGATGAAATTTTCATTCAACTAGAAGGTGTTAAAGGCGGTGGAGATGCAAACTTTCTTTCGATTTATGTAAATCAAAAGTTTGTTAAGTCCATTTCTCTTTTTGGCCTTCTCGCTGCATCGATTAAAAATGGCATTCATGGTGATGCTGGTCTTACTTTCAAGATCAATATTACCAATATCATTGACGATCTGCAACTCGAAAACAATGTTGTTGATCTAAATTCACTGGATATCAGGATAAAGGCTAAAAACCCCATTCCTGATGGCGATGAAATTAGAATAGGTCGTATAGGAATTTATCGTGTAGAGAAAAAATCCTAG
- a CDS encoding copper chaperone → MKLSRRTRIQINLLIVFISIFVWVLLIMNPGHIMTIEHCHVSDSGPSGTSLKMLLDMNPFSSQLVGWGLMVIAMMLPKLITPIQHIYKFSFRRRRFLSALLFVLGYTTVWMMAGIVMIIARLGLQLLMPNSYYSAIGLGIIAIIWQFSPIKQQYLNRGHDHKILAAYGWQGYQDALLFGVMHGVYCVGSGWAIMLFPMLLPHGHNLAMIIVTFIMLSEHLEHPQVPRWRISFPGKLARIIIAQTQLRLKQQYI, encoded by the coding sequence ATGAAACTTTCAAGGAGAACCCGGATTCAAATCAATCTGCTAATCGTATTCATCAGCATTTTTGTTTGGGTGTTGCTTATAATGAATCCTGGTCATATTATGACCATAGAACATTGTCATGTTTCAGACTCAGGCCCATCTGGAACATCCTTAAAAATGCTGCTTGATATGAATCCATTTTCATCGCAATTAGTCGGCTGGGGATTGATGGTCATAGCCATGATGCTTCCAAAGTTGATTACACCCATCCAGCACATCTACAAGTTCAGCTTCAGACGCCGTCGTTTCTTGTCAGCGCTGCTATTTGTATTAGGCTATACAACGGTTTGGATGATGGCGGGCATTGTTATGATTATTGCACGACTTGGACTTCAACTGTTGATGCCCAATTCATATTATTCGGCAATCGGGCTAGGGATCATCGCAATCATCTGGCAATTTTCTCCTATCAAACAGCAATACCTTAACCGTGGGCATGATCACAAAATCCTGGCTGCATATGGATGGCAAGGCTATCAGGATGCGTTACTTTTTGGAGTAATGCACGGTGTATACTGTGTTGGTTCTGGCTGGGCAATTATGTTATTTCCCATGTTATTACCGCACGGTCACAATCTTGCTATGATCATAGTCACCTTTATAATGCTTAGTGAACACCTGGAGCATCCTCAGGTTCCACGTTGGCGTATCAGTTTTCCTGGAAAACTGGCACGGATTATTATTGCCCAAACACAATTAAGACTAAAGCAACAGTATATTTAA
- a CDS encoding TOTE conflict system archaeo-eukaryotic primase domain-containing protein, whose protein sequence is MAAYLEQSRSGNGVHAWIFFENPCLAKKSESITLIIDESYIPLKKIYKKAVCYKSPQTV, encoded by the coding sequence ATGGCCGCCTACCTTGAACAATCCCGGTCTGGAAATGGAGTACATGCATGGATTTTCTTTGAAAACCCATGCCTGGCAAAAAAGTCAGAAAGTATTACTCTCATTATTGACGAGTCATATATCCCGCTGAAGAAGATTTATAAGAAAGCTGTGTGTTATAAATCGCCACAAACGGTTTGA